From Chloroflexia bacterium SDU3-3, the proteins below share one genomic window:
- a CDS encoding YjdF family protein, with protein sequence MSTLTVYFADPWWVGVIEEACGDTLRVARHVFGAEPSGPEVLAFVLGPYTALLAAAPPAAADAAPAQERRPSPKRQAREAARALAERGISTKAQDVLRQQLEQHKCERKTQSRAQREALADYKRQRAKEKALAKHRGR encoded by the coding sequence ATGAGCACGCTGACGGTGTACTTTGCCGACCCCTGGTGGGTGGGCGTGATCGAGGAGGCATGCGGCGACACGCTGCGGGTAGCGCGGCACGTGTTTGGGGCCGAGCCGAGCGGGCCGGAGGTACTGGCCTTTGTGCTGGGGCCATATACCGCGTTGCTGGCGGCGGCCCCGCCTGCGGCGGCGGATGCGGCCCCCGCCCAGGAGCGCAGGCCCAGCCCCAAGCGCCAGGCCCGCGAGGCCGCCCGCGCCCTGGCCGAGCGCGGCATCTCCACCAAGGCCCAGGATGTGCTGCGCCAGCAGCTGGAGCAGCACAAGTGCGAGCGCAAGACCCAGAGCCGCGCCCAGCGCGAGGCCCTGGCCGACTACAAGCGCCAGCGAGCCAAGGAGAAGGCGCTGGCGAAGCATCGAGGTCGTTAG
- a CDS encoding dehydratase, whose translation MKRTFYEDYAIGDTFTTPARTITEADVVAFAGLTGDYNRLHTDAEYMRDSAFGERIAHGLLGLSIVNGLKYRTDIDSDGIIAFLGLSWKFSAPIKFGDTIHATLQISAMRETSKLDRGIIIKQVRVLNQRGELVQEGEFTMMVKRREG comes from the coding sequence ATGAAACGCACATTTTACGAAGACTACGCCATCGGCGACACCTTCACCACGCCCGCACGCACCATCACCGAGGCCGACGTGGTGGCCTTCGCCGGGCTGACCGGCGACTACAACCGGCTGCACACCGACGCCGAGTATATGCGCGATTCTGCATTCGGCGAGCGGATTGCCCACGGGCTGTTAGGCCTATCCATTGTCAACGGGCTGAAGTACCGCACCGACATCGACTCCGACGGCATCATCGCCTTCCTCGGCCTCAGCTGGAAGTTCAGCGCGCCGATCAAGTTCGGCGACACCATCCACGCCACGCTCCAGATCAGCGCCATGCGCGAGACCAGCAAGCTCGACCGTGGCATCATCATCAAGCAGGTGCGCGTGCTCAACCAGCGCGGCGAGCTGGTGCAAGAGGGCGAGTTCACCATGATGGTCAAGCGGCGCGAGGGCTAG
- a CDS encoding HlyC/CorC family transporter, with translation MSEGVWVEAIIVVVLMLANGFFAASEIAVVSARKNRLEQRANEGNRGAAAALELAENPNRFLSTVQVGITVIGTFAAAFGGQSLSSALAPQLHAIPILAPYADALAFTVVVILISYLSLIIGELVPKRLALQGAEGMAQAVAPVMQMLSRLAAPVVWFLTLSADVVLRLLGRHNVAETPITEDDVIALVREGAEEGTLEASEQEFINSVFTFTDRTVRSLMTPRTQVVAIELGTPISEVVETITSSGYSRIPVYEETLDHVLGILHAKDLLRDWGQGEALDLHQKLRQPLYVLEGQRAMVAFQQLKQSRIGLAMVLDEYGQVAGVLSMEDMLEELVGELQDEYDEAEEAVVARDDGTFLVDGLLPFPEAVERLNLPDGERGRESDFETFAGFLLSLLGHIPNVGAKHVWQGFTFEVIDMDGRRIDKILVKPPTPNLAQSEAVLATGRINPSESPRKGTGD, from the coding sequence ATGTCTGAAGGCGTGTGGGTAGAAGCGATAATCGTGGTGGTGCTGATGTTGGCGAATGGCTTCTTCGCCGCCTCAGAGATCGCGGTCGTCTCGGCGCGTAAGAACCGCCTTGAGCAGCGCGCGAACGAGGGGAATCGCGGGGCAGCAGCAGCACTTGAGCTTGCGGAAAACCCAAACCGCTTTCTTTCCACCGTGCAGGTGGGCATTACCGTCATTGGCACCTTTGCCGCAGCGTTTGGTGGCCAGAGCCTTTCCTCTGCGCTCGCCCCCCAGCTGCATGCAATTCCGATACTTGCCCCCTACGCCGATGCGCTGGCGTTCACAGTGGTGGTCATCCTGATCAGCTACCTGTCGCTGATCATCGGCGAGCTGGTGCCCAAGCGCCTGGCGCTCCAGGGCGCCGAGGGCATGGCCCAGGCGGTCGCGCCGGTGATGCAGATGCTCTCGCGCCTGGCCGCGCCGGTGGTGTGGTTTCTCACACTCTCGGCGGATGTGGTGCTGCGGCTGCTTGGGCGACATAACGTGGCGGAGACGCCGATCACCGAGGATGATGTGATCGCCCTGGTGCGCGAGGGCGCGGAAGAGGGCACGCTGGAGGCATCCGAGCAGGAGTTCATCAACAGCGTGTTCACCTTCACCGACCGCACCGTGCGCTCGCTGATGACCCCGCGCACCCAGGTGGTGGCGATCGAGCTGGGCACGCCGATCAGCGAGGTGGTGGAGACGATTACCTCCTCTGGCTACTCGCGCATCCCGGTGTACGAGGAGACGCTCGACCACGTGCTGGGCATCCTGCACGCCAAGGATCTGCTGCGCGACTGGGGCCAGGGCGAGGCGCTGGATCTGCACCAGAAGCTGCGCCAGCCACTGTATGTGCTGGAGGGCCAGCGCGCGATGGTGGCGTTCCAGCAGCTGAAGCAGAGCCGGATCGGCCTAGCGATGGTGCTGGATGAGTACGGCCAGGTGGCTGGCGTGCTTTCCATGGAAGATATGCTTGAGGAGCTGGTGGGCGAGCTTCAGGATGAGTACGACGAGGCCGAGGAGGCTGTGGTGGCCCGCGACGACGGCACGTTCCTCGTCGACGGTCTGCTGCCCTTCCCCGAGGCGGTCGAGCGCCTGAACCTGCCGGATGGCGAGCGCGGGCGCGAGAGCGATTTCGAGACCTTCGCGGGCTTCTTGCTCTCGCTGCTGGGGCATATCCCCAACGTGGGGGCCAAGCATGTGTGGCAGGGCTTCACCTTCGAGGTGATCGACATGGACGGTCGGCGCATCGACAAGATCCTGGTCAAGCCGCCGACGCCCAATCTGGCGCAGTCGGAGGCGGTGCTGGCCACAGGCCGGATCAATCCATCCGAATCGCCGCGCAAGGGTACGGGCGACTAG
- a CDS encoding sigma-70 family RNA polymerase sigma factor codes for MRYPQMQSDDFHKSNTVDDHDLAWNEDVPVSVGPKRFTESVEDSVQMYLREIGQVSLLNAANELALAEEIARGQSAQGRLNRKEWSSIGERVALDRDVIRGDDARRQLIQANLRLVVSIAKKYIGSPLSFMDLVQEGNIGLMRAVEKFDYTKGNRFSTYATWWIRQAITRAIAEQSRLIRLPVHLSESIGQLRRISRQLEQQFEREPTPEEIAEALGTSLRKVRRLMQAASQPISLEQPLGNDGEGLVSELLADESSETPVEIAAQRMMEHDLSRALAALPERERKILRLRYGLEDGRRHTLEEVGVAFGITRERTRQIEADALRHLRAPDVGAQLQAYLD; via the coding sequence ATGCGTTACCCCCAAATGCAGTCAGACGACTTCCACAAATCCAACACTGTCGACGACCACGACCTTGCTTGGAATGAAGATGTTCCGGTATCTGTAGGCCCAAAACGCTTCACTGAGTCGGTGGAAGACTCGGTCCAGATGTACCTGCGTGAGATCGGCCAGGTCTCGCTGCTGAATGCCGCCAACGAGCTGGCGCTGGCCGAGGAGATCGCGCGCGGCCAGTCGGCCCAGGGCCGGCTCAACCGCAAGGAGTGGTCCTCGATCGGCGAGCGTGTGGCGCTCGACCGCGATGTGATCCGTGGCGACGACGCGCGCCGCCAGCTCATCCAGGCCAACCTGCGGCTGGTGGTGAGCATCGCCAAGAAGTACATCGGCAGCCCGCTCTCGTTCATGGATCTGGTGCAAGAGGGCAACATCGGCCTGATGCGCGCCGTCGAGAAGTTCGACTACACCAAGGGCAACCGCTTCTCCACCTATGCCACCTGGTGGATCCGCCAGGCCATCACGCGCGCGATCGCCGAGCAGAGCCGCCTCATCCGCCTGCCTGTCCACCTCAGTGAGTCAATTGGCCAGCTCCGCCGCATCTCGCGCCAGCTTGAGCAGCAGTTCGAGCGCGAGCCAACCCCCGAGGAGATCGCCGAGGCCCTGGGCACGAGCCTGCGCAAGGTGCGCCGCCTGATGCAGGCCGCCTCGCAGCCTATCTCGCTTGAGCAGCCGCTGGGCAATGATGGCGAGGGCCTAGTGAGCGAGCTGCTGGCCGACGAGTCGTCGGAGACGCCGGTGGAGATCGCGGCCCAGCGCATGATGGAGCACGACCTCTCGCGCGCCTTGGCGGCCCTGCCCGAGCGCGAGCGCAAGATCCTACGGCTGCGCTACGGCCTTGAGGATGGCCGCCGCCACACGCTTGAGGAGGTCGGCGTGGCGTTTGGCATCACCCGCGAGCGTACCCGCCAGATCGAGGCCGATGCGCTGCGCCACCTGCGCGCCCCCGATGTGGGCGCACAGCTCCAGGCCTACCTCGACTAA
- a CDS encoding polyprenyl synthetase family protein translates to MVFPRLETAREAKVAFAVMPKHSPTLSDIFQRANLTNDLRAVEQRLMDRAGSRSALLTAAGRYTVAAGGKRLRAALVLLSARLGQYDLVRALHPAVAVEMLHGASLVHDDLVDHTDQRRGRKTVHAQWDNQVALMLGDYLFAVSASELAFEPDPRIIRFYAEAALTVVEGELHPVTQLVPLDVALEQYRRKIAAKTGALFVAACKAGIAVAGGSDAEIEAMGVFGYELGMAFQIVDDVLDFIGDEAKLGKPAGNDLREGTLTLPLIYAVAYGKQPGLQPLVHSPIPHPDDVPALVDAVIRAGGIQRAMAEAHASAERALQALDRFGPSPARTACTEILQFVLDRQA, encoded by the coding sequence ATGGTGTTTCCACGACTGGAGACGGCGCGCGAGGCCAAGGTGGCATTCGCAGTTATGCCAAAGCATTCGCCGACGCTGTCGGACATTTTCCAGCGGGCGAACCTCACGAACGACCTTCGGGCGGTCGAGCAGCGCCTCATGGATCGCGCTGGCTCGCGGTCGGCGCTGCTCACTGCGGCGGGCCGCTATACCGTGGCCGCAGGCGGCAAGCGCCTGCGCGCCGCGCTTGTGCTGCTGTCGGCGCGGCTGGGCCAGTACGATCTGGTGCGCGCGCTGCACCCGGCTGTCGCTGTCGAGATGCTGCACGGCGCATCGCTGGTGCACGACGATCTGGTCGATCACACCGACCAGCGGCGTGGCCGCAAGACCGTGCATGCGCAGTGGGATAATCAGGTTGCTCTGATGTTAGGCGATTACCTCTTCGCCGTTTCGGCCAGCGAGCTGGCCTTCGAGCCAGATCCACGGATCATCCGCTTCTACGCCGAGGCCGCGCTTACCGTGGTTGAGGGCGAGCTTCACCCGGTGACCCAGCTGGTGCCGCTGGATGTGGCGCTGGAGCAGTACCGACGCAAGATCGCCGCCAAGACCGGGGCGCTGTTTGTGGCGGCCTGTAAGGCTGGCATCGCCGTGGCAGGTGGCAGCGATGCCGAGATCGAGGCCATGGGCGTGTTCGGCTACGAGCTGGGCATGGCCTTCCAGATCGTGGATGATGTGCTCGACTTCATCGGCGACGAGGCCAAGCTGGGCAAGCCAGCGGGCAACGATCTGCGCGAGGGCACGCTGACCCTGCCGCTGATCTATGCGGTGGCCTATGGCAAGCAGCCCGGGCTGCAGCCGCTGGTGCATAGCCCCATCCCCCACCCCGACGATGTGCCAGCCCTGGTCGATGCGGTGATCCGCGCTGGCGGCATCCAGCGCGCCATGGCCGAGGCCCACGCCTCCGCTGAACGTGCGTTGCAGGCACTCGATCGGTTCGGGCCATCGCCCGCGCGAACGGCATGCACCGAGATCTTACAGTTCGTGCTTGACCGTCAAGCCTAG